Proteins encoded within one genomic window of Prauserella marina:
- a CDS encoding gas vesicle protein — protein sequence MATGDGTRQRRTRRGDAPDETEEATKGGQRLSATRVLGLAREQFEEITGRDVETVSAVTRKGKDWELHVEVLELARIPETTSLLATYVVRLDANGDFLEYERLRRYTRGQVDV from the coding sequence ATGGCAACCGGTGATGGAACTCGGCAGAGGCGAACCCGCCGCGGCGATGCACCGGACGAGACCGAGGAAGCCACCAAGGGTGGCCAACGGTTGTCGGCCACCCGCGTACTGGGATTGGCTCGCGAGCAGTTCGAGGAAATCACCGGAAGAGACGTGGAAACCGTCTCCGCGGTGACCCGGAAGGGAAAAGACTGGGAACTCCACGTGGAAGTGCTGGAGCTGGCCCGGATCCCGGAGACCACGAGCCTCCTCGCGACCTATGTGGTCCGATTGGACGCCAACGGCGATTTCCTGGAGTACGAACGACTGCGGCGCTACACCCGCGGCCAAGTCGACGTATGA
- a CDS encoding nitroreductase/quinone reductase family protein — protein MAEPRKRPARLPPRWFIRLAWKVHRALYRVTRGRRGLWPPRPGKWGTMRLTTVGRRTGQERSVILAYIHDGPNLVTLAMNGWAEPEPAWWLNLKDHPGADVTLVEGARRVRARAAEEDEHERLWALWRELDTNLDTFAARRPETEVVILEPESAPSGK, from the coding sequence ATGGCAGAACCCCGCAAGCGACCGGCACGACTTCCACCCCGCTGGTTCATCAGGCTGGCCTGGAAAGTGCACCGCGCCCTGTATCGCGTCACCCGTGGCAGGCGAGGACTCTGGCCTCCCCGCCCCGGCAAGTGGGGCACCATGCGGCTCACCACCGTCGGCCGTCGCACCGGCCAGGAACGCAGCGTCATCCTCGCCTACATCCACGACGGCCCCAACCTGGTCACGCTCGCGATGAACGGCTGGGCCGAGCCCGAACCCGCGTGGTGGCTGAACCTGAAAGACCACCCAGGGGCCGACGTCACGCTTGTCGAGGGAGCACGCCGCGTGCGTGCCAGGGCGGCCGAGGAAGACGAACACGAACGACTGTGGGCACTCTGGCGCGAACTCGACACCAATCTCGACACCTTCGCGGCGCGACGGCCCGAGACCGAGGTCGTCATCCTCGAACCGGAATCGGCACCATCCGGGAAATAA
- a CDS encoding PadR family transcriptional regulator, producing the protein MKLTPAELTVLGLLIERPRHGYDLERVIEQRGIREWTDIGFSSIYYLLSKMEKRGLVEPGEVAGTAKSRRVFHATTTGKKAATHAAHAFVEQFQPVAHPLLVGIANLPLLTERRYRAALRSRLGQVEARIAEVRETQQVQQPLPTAAREVFSYSLSLLEAERSWLATRVQVADD; encoded by the coding sequence GTGAAGCTGACTCCCGCCGAGCTGACCGTTCTCGGGCTGCTCATCGAGCGTCCCCGGCACGGCTACGACCTGGAACGGGTCATCGAGCAACGCGGGATCCGCGAATGGACCGACATCGGGTTCTCCTCGATCTACTACCTGCTGTCCAAAATGGAGAAACGGGGACTCGTCGAGCCGGGCGAAGTTGCCGGCACGGCGAAGTCTCGTCGCGTCTTTCACGCGACGACGACGGGGAAAAAGGCCGCGACGCACGCCGCGCATGCCTTCGTCGAGCAATTTCAGCCGGTCGCGCACCCGCTGCTCGTGGGCATCGCCAATCTCCCGCTGCTCACCGAGCGGCGTTATCGCGCCGCGCTGCGAAGCAGGCTCGGTCAGGTCGAGGCCCGCATCGCCGAGGTGCGGGAAACCCAGCAGGTCCAGCAGCCGCTGCCGACGGCGGCGCGTGAGGTGTTCTCTTACTCGTTGAGCCTCCTTGAGGCGGAAAGGTCGTGGCTCGCGACGCGGGTCCAGGTTGCCGATGACTGA
- a CDS encoding DoxX family protein → MDIALWIATGLLAVVCLSGAGKMFVPKEKLAGIGGEATKWVEDFSPASLKAIGTVELLAAVGLILPAVLGIAPVLVPVAATGLVLLFIGAITMRLRRGERVTITGDLVWLAVAIFVAWGRFGPESFPA, encoded by the coding sequence ATGGACATCGCGCTGTGGATCGCCACGGGATTGCTGGCCGTGGTCTGCCTCAGCGGCGCGGGCAAGATGTTCGTGCCCAAGGAGAAACTTGCCGGTATCGGCGGCGAGGCCACGAAATGGGTCGAGGACTTCAGCCCTGCGTCGCTCAAGGCCATCGGAACCGTCGAACTGCTCGCGGCGGTGGGCCTGATCCTGCCTGCCGTACTCGGCATCGCGCCGGTTCTGGTGCCGGTGGCCGCGACCGGGCTGGTGCTGCTGTTCATCGGCGCGATCACGATGAGGCTACGCAGGGGAGAGCGGGTGACCATCACCGGCGACCTGGTCTGGCTCGCCGTCGCGATTTTCGTGGCGTGGGGCAGGTTCGGTCCCGAATCGTTCCCTGCCTGA
- a CDS encoding gas vesicle structural protein GvpA yields MTVVNQEAARGSQRGGSSGNLYDILELILDKGLVIDVFVRVSLVGIELLTIDARIVVASVDTYLRFAEACNRLDLTRASNATTLPGLLGDVTEKGAKGKTKGALTGAAETFAEQFTNASKRDEDPDDEDGENGERQAAPKKARTRRPARSTS; encoded by the coding sequence GTGACTGTTGTGAATCAGGAAGCGGCGAGAGGATCGCAACGAGGCGGAAGCTCCGGCAATCTCTACGACATCCTCGAACTGATTCTGGACAAAGGTCTGGTCATCGATGTGTTCGTGCGCGTCTCGCTGGTGGGCATCGAATTGCTCACGATCGACGCGAGGATCGTCGTGGCCAGCGTCGATACGTATCTGCGATTCGCGGAGGCATGCAACCGTCTTGACCTGACAAGGGCGTCGAACGCGACGACACTGCCGGGACTGCTGGGCGACGTCACGGAGAAGGGTGCCAAGGGCAAGACGAAGGGCGCACTCACCGGTGCGGCGGAGACGTTCGCCGAACAGTTCACCAACGCGTCCAAACGGGACGAGGATCCCGATGACGAGGACGGTGAGAACGGCGAGCGGCAGGCCGCGCCGAAGAAGGCACGGACCCGTCGCCCGGCGAGGTCGACCTCATGA
- a CDS encoding gas vesicle protein GvpG, whose protein sequence is MGLLGEILLLPLAPVRGVLWTVDTVLTEAERQRAGEIHRELAELENALLAGDIGETEFDRLEDALLDELTELNRGAPVPDSPHWQGDRQ, encoded by the coding sequence ATGGGACTTCTCGGAGAAATCCTGCTGCTGCCGCTCGCACCTGTTCGCGGTGTGCTCTGGACGGTCGACACGGTATTGACGGAGGCCGAGCGGCAGCGAGCCGGGGAGATCCATCGCGAACTGGCCGAACTGGAGAACGCGTTACTGGCAGGCGACATCGGCGAGACCGAGTTCGACCGGCTGGAGGACGCGCTACTCGACGAACTCACCGAGTTGAACCGGGGGGCACCGGTGCCTGACAGTCCACATTGGCAAGGAGACAGACAATGA
- a CDS encoding helix-turn-helix domain-containing protein — translation MSRNNSPEIGDVIRTARRARGLSQYQLATVLATTSGRHTVNRELIARWERKKQVPRKDSRVWLATVLGVPQQELEKAAGATTSPALPGEIAVPAPRQAPGSRLCPFIGSDNLGRVLALLLLNRDTWHSYEEIAEKTGCATKTVRRHCRFLTRARIVVERKGEDRARVRAGERTSTVVALTELMRLTYAVPLVVETEFSSLAATSSVSVLGDWSNQCTGATSNEPSKIVVDFRISHDEPAPGRADVAAAARRCERQLRRPVSVRMRFTTTNRPGAIRLTAATRQVSATASGLQDGGLPDIGTIVRDLVDVGAVEHVEATPRHTRQALDTAADHLRGARRILDGSPKSAFLLTASAAHLVAVAVLAHHGLRITCDPDDFLASRILRARFDDRFALVNQLGKRLADLTSTVDHVGWAEAETCIRSVEELRLFALRLIRPT, via the coding sequence ATGTCTCGCAACAACTCCCCCGAGATCGGGGACGTCATCCGAACCGCCCGCCGAGCACGTGGTCTGAGCCAGTATCAACTCGCGACCGTCCTCGCGACCACGTCGGGACGGCACACCGTCAACCGTGAGCTGATCGCCCGGTGGGAACGAAAAAAGCAGGTCCCCCGAAAGGATTCACGGGTATGGCTCGCCACGGTCCTCGGAGTGCCGCAACAGGAACTGGAGAAGGCCGCCGGAGCCACGACATCGCCTGCGCTGCCGGGCGAGATCGCGGTTCCGGCACCACGACAAGCACCCGGCTCCCGGCTGTGCCCTTTCATCGGATCCGACAATCTGGGCCGGGTCCTCGCACTGCTGCTGTTGAACCGCGACACCTGGCATTCCTACGAGGAGATCGCCGAAAAGACCGGCTGCGCCACGAAGACCGTCCGGCGGCACTGCCGGTTTCTCACGAGGGCCCGGATAGTCGTCGAGCGCAAGGGCGAAGACAGGGCCAGGGTCCGCGCCGGAGAACGAACCTCGACGGTCGTGGCCCTCACCGAACTGATGCGGCTGACCTATGCCGTCCCCCTCGTGGTCGAGACCGAGTTTTCGAGTCTGGCCGCGACGTCGAGCGTGTCGGTACTCGGCGACTGGAGCAACCAATGCACAGGGGCGACGTCGAACGAGCCGTCGAAGATCGTCGTCGACTTCCGGATCTCCCATGACGAACCGGCTCCCGGCCGAGCCGACGTCGCAGCCGCCGCGCGGCGATGCGAACGTCAGCTCCGCAGGCCGGTCAGCGTCAGGATGCGGTTCACCACCACGAACCGGCCCGGCGCGATCCGGCTCACCGCGGCGACGCGGCAGGTCTCGGCCACCGCGTCCGGCCTTCAGGACGGCGGCCTTCCCGACATCGGAACCATCGTGCGTGATCTTGTCGACGTCGGTGCCGTCGAACACGTCGAGGCGACCCCGCGACACACCCGGCAGGCGCTCGACACGGCTGCCGACCATCTTCGCGGGGCCCGGCGCATCCTCGACGGTTCCCCGAAATCCGCCTTCTTGCTGACCGCGTCGGCCGCCCATCTCGTCGCCGTCGCCGTGCTCGCCCACCACGGACTCCGCATCACCTGCGACCCCGACGATTTTCTGGCCAGCAGAATCCTTCGCGCCAGATTCGACGACCGGTTCGCTCTCGTCAACCAGCTCGGCAAGCGTCTTGCCGACCTCACCAGCACCGTCGACCACGTCGGATGGGCCGAAGCCGAAACGTGTATCCGGTCCGTCGAAGAACTTCGTCTGTTCGCCCTCCGCCTCATCCGGCCGACATGA
- a CDS encoding class F sortase: MTADTTRHNRGVRRRMVTAVLAGLLASACDGGVPVPEQREPGTPPTIAATSTVDDNAAVPVRVRIPGIDVDAPIVPLDTDAEGVLPPPPGNHLTGWWRAGPEPGERGPAVLAGHVDSYQGPAVFHRLADLTPGQRVLVDREDRTTVTFTVTRLERHAKDRFPTRSVYGDTPGSQLRLVTCGGEFDSLARRYLDNVIVYTQRT, from the coding sequence ATGACCGCGGATACCACCCGGCACAACCGCGGCGTTCGCCGGAGAATGGTGACCGCCGTGCTCGCCGGACTCCTGGCGTCCGCATGCGACGGTGGCGTACCCGTACCGGAACAACGAGAACCCGGGACCCCGCCGACGATCGCGGCTACGTCCACTGTGGACGACAACGCCGCGGTTCCGGTACGGGTACGCATACCCGGCATCGACGTCGATGCTCCGATCGTGCCGCTCGACACCGATGCCGAGGGCGTACTGCCCCCTCCGCCGGGAAATCACCTGACCGGCTGGTGGCGTGCTGGGCCGGAACCGGGCGAGCGTGGTCCGGCCGTACTCGCCGGGCACGTCGACTCCTACCAGGGCCCTGCCGTTTTCCACCGCCTCGCCGATCTCACGCCGGGGCAGCGGGTGCTCGTCGACCGCGAGGATCGAACCACCGTCACCTTCACGGTGACCAGGCTGGAGCGGCACGCGAAAGACCGCTTTCCCACCCGGTCGGTCTATGGCGACACACCCGGTTCGCAACTACGGCTCGTGACCTGTGGAGGTGAGTTCGACTCCTTGGCAAGGCGTTATCTCGACAATGTCATCGTCTATACGCAGCGCACCTAA
- a CDS encoding M56 family metallopeptidase: MTIAVALLAGALAASWFVPTLLQRIDLRRHDPLPLIVAWLVSMAGTVLAVVTGVGLLLAPDHGGAHSVLAVIHWCWAALRHGSPPSTDVIAGLSGVVLLLAFLVRLLVVAARGAGHRARRREEKLAVLRLAARRQPGSPATLWLAHDRPLAFSLAGGTGVVVATEGLVRHLDRGAVDAVLEHERAHLRGRHHLLVTCADVLSAALPFTPLFRNAPSAIRQLVELAADTAAARSCGPSAVHRALLGIAGGGTPRTALAMGDEAVEVRLARLRGRPAQPGAVSRMIFCGLTGMTAAVLPTITGACVLLGLVAVTCPAG; encoded by the coding sequence ATGACCATCGCGGTCGCGTTGCTCGCGGGCGCGCTCGCCGCGAGCTGGTTCGTGCCCACGCTGCTCCAGCGAATCGATCTTCGCCGTCACGATCCGCTCCCGTTGATCGTCGCCTGGCTCGTTTCCATGGCAGGCACCGTGCTCGCCGTCGTCACCGGGGTCGGCCTGCTGCTGGCGCCCGATCACGGCGGAGCACACTCCGTACTGGCCGTGATCCACTGGTGCTGGGCGGCGCTGCGGCACGGTTCGCCGCCCAGCACCGACGTGATCGCCGGACTTTCCGGCGTCGTGCTGCTGCTCGCGTTTCTGGTCCGGCTGCTCGTCGTCGCGGCTCGCGGCGCAGGGCACAGAGCACGCCGGCGCGAGGAAAAGCTCGCCGTCCTGCGATTGGCCGCGCGACGGCAACCGGGCTCGCCTGCCACCCTGTGGCTCGCGCACGACCGGCCGCTCGCCTTCAGCCTGGCAGGCGGAACGGGGGTCGTCGTGGCGACCGAAGGGCTGGTCCGGCATCTTGATCGCGGGGCGGTCGACGCCGTGCTCGAACACGAGCGGGCACACCTGCGAGGCCGTCACCATCTCCTGGTCACCTGCGCCGACGTGCTCAGCGCCGCGTTGCCGTTCACTCCGCTGTTCCGAAACGCGCCCTCGGCCATCAGGCAGCTGGTCGAACTCGCCGCCGACACGGCGGCCGCCCGCTCGTGCGGGCCGTCGGCCGTCCACAGGGCCCTGCTGGGAATCGCGGGCGGCGGAACACCACGCACGGCGCTCGCGATGGGAGACGAGGCCGTAGAGGTCAGGCTCGCGCGCCTTCGCGGGAGACCCGCCCAGCCCGGCGCCGTGTCCAGGATGATCTTCTGCGGGCTCACCGGCATGACGGCGGCGGTACTGCCGACGATCACCGGCGCCTGCGTGCTACTCGGCCTCGTCGCCGTCACCTGTCCCGCCGGCTGA
- a CDS encoding nucleoside hydrolase — protein sequence MVDQDGGVDDALALMLLAREPLVKLHGVGAVHGNVDAYAAARNGIRALEFAGDHATPVAVGAAQPLAQPRHLSHPGDPLAAIAGKPERKPAGDGAVEQMLRLSHEHDGELCVLALGPLTNIALAVEADPGFARRVRRLVVMGGAYRVKGNVREYAEANIWHDPEAADVVLSAAFADRILVPLDVTRNATVTRMWLRWLAKDADRLRGRIAGRLLEFSVATGLPSRPLHDPLAAVILLDPSLATYHHRSMAVALRERRGTISSATDTGRPVTAVAVTADTSTLLQSLFRTLIRS from the coding sequence GTGGTCGATCAGGATGGGGGCGTCGACGACGCGCTCGCGCTGATGCTGCTCGCCCGCGAGCCGCTGGTGAAACTCCATGGGGTGGGCGCTGTTCACGGCAACGTCGACGCCTATGCCGCCGCGCGTAATGGAATCAGGGCGCTTGAGTTTGCCGGTGACCACGCCACGCCCGTCGCCGTCGGCGCGGCGCAACCGCTCGCGCAACCACGTCATCTGTCTCATCCGGGGGATCCGCTCGCCGCCATCGCGGGGAAACCGGAACGTAAGCCCGCCGGTGATGGCGCGGTCGAGCAGATGTTGCGGCTCAGCCACGAGCACGACGGCGAACTCTGTGTTCTCGCGCTCGGCCCGCTCACCAATATCGCCCTTGCCGTCGAGGCTGATCCGGGCTTTGCCCGGCGGGTCAGGAGGCTCGTCGTGATGGGTGGTGCCTACCGTGTCAAGGGAAACGTCCGCGAGTACGCGGAGGCCAACATCTGGCATGACCCGGAGGCGGCCGATGTCGTGTTGTCGGCCGCGTTCGCCGACCGCATCCTGGTTCCTCTCGACGTCACGCGGAACGCCACCGTGACGCGCATGTGGTTGCGGTGGCTCGCCAAGGACGCGGACCGGCTCAGGGGCCGGATCGCCGGTCGGTTGCTGGAATTCTCGGTGGCGACCGGACTTCCGTCCCGGCCGCTGCACGATCCGCTCGCTGCCGTGATCCTGCTCGACCCGTCCCTCGCGACCTATCACCACCGTTCCATGGCGGTAGCGCTGCGCGAACGAAGGGGCACGATCAGTTCCGCCACGGACACCGGCCGCCCGGTCACGGCGGTCGCCGTGACCGCCGACACCAGCACCCTGCTCCAGAGCCTTTTCCGTACGCTCATCCGGTCATGA
- a CDS encoding ArsR/SmtB family transcription factor → MVDESAERLNRAFAALADPVRRDLVARLATADATVGELAEPYDMSMQAVSKHLKVLEAAGLVTRSKQAQRRPVHLDAEVFDLMTKWIERYRAEAEERYRRLDALLESTADDTNTTRTRTKDAS, encoded by the coding sequence ATGGTTGACGAGAGCGCGGAACGGCTCAACAGGGCGTTCGCGGCGCTGGCCGATCCGGTCCGGCGCGACCTGGTGGCCAGGCTGGCCACCGCCGACGCGACCGTTGGCGAACTGGCCGAGCCCTACGACATGAGCATGCAGGCGGTCTCGAAGCACCTGAAGGTGCTTGAGGCCGCGGGGCTGGTCACTCGCAGCAAGCAGGCTCAGCGAAGGCCGGTCCATCTGGACGCGGAGGTGTTCGACCTGATGACCAAGTGGATCGAGCGCTATCGCGCCGAGGCCGAGGAGCGGTACCGGCGCTTGGACGCCCTGCTGGAGAGCACGGCGGACGACACGAACACGACCCGAACACGGACGAAGGACGCATCATGA
- a CDS encoding TIGR03086 family metal-binding protein, whose translation MAEKAAAPVLRHADDAASFTELVESAQPGSWSRPSPVAGWTAADVVEHLVSWSRGFLAGAGIELPALDVKADPVAAWKRHAADIQAILDEPGGRVLSNPHTGDKPVDEAIDEFYTDDVWMHSWDLAKALGREPDLGEQRCASALAAMREVEGMLRDSGQFGVAVPVAEDAPAQDRLMAFIGRDPAWRPVH comes from the coding sequence ATGGCTGAGAAAGCAGCGGCGCCCGTGCTGCGGCATGCCGACGACGCGGCGTCGTTCACCGAACTCGTCGAGTCGGCTCAGCCCGGTTCGTGGTCGCGGCCGAGTCCGGTGGCGGGCTGGACGGCGGCCGACGTCGTGGAGCATCTCGTGTCCTGGTCGCGTGGCTTCCTGGCCGGCGCGGGAATCGAGCTGCCCGCGCTCGACGTGAAGGCCGACCCGGTCGCGGCGTGGAAGCGGCATGCCGCCGATATCCAGGCCATTCTCGACGAGCCGGGCGGGCGCGTGCTCAGCAACCCGCACACCGGCGACAAGCCCGTGGACGAGGCGATCGACGAGTTCTACACCGACGACGTGTGGATGCACTCGTGGGATCTCGCCAAGGCACTCGGCCGCGAACCGGATCTCGGTGAGCAGCGCTGTGCCTCCGCGCTCGCCGCCATGCGGGAGGTGGAGGGAATGCTGCGCGACAGCGGGCAATTCGGTGTCGCTGTTCCCGTCGCCGAGGACGCCCCGGCGCAGGACAGGTTGATGGCCTTCATCGGCCGCGACCCCGCCTGGCGGCCCGTTCACTGA
- a CDS encoding GvpL/GvpF family gas vesicle protein, with protein MTTSTFLYGIVPGSHPRNLAGLRGVGRTPGRLRTVAADDLAVVVSDAPDDIRPKRRDVAAHHAVLETLCEQGPTLPMRFGVLAANDAEVASVVAADRDRFDDLLAGIAGKVELNVKATHDEDAVLRMVLHEDATLLEMNNELRDRSGGDHDSQVRFGELVAAAVAERERRDVDGIVTALEPFAVEYSEGPVLAGTFMNYSFLVERSHVEEFRAAVEDIDRVAEGYLDLRTRGPLPPYSFAGIHAAAE; from the coding sequence ATGACTACCAGTACCTTCCTCTACGGGATCGTCCCCGGATCGCACCCCAGGAACCTGGCCGGTCTTCGAGGAGTCGGCCGGACACCGGGACGGCTGCGGACCGTGGCTGCCGACGACCTCGCCGTCGTGGTCAGCGACGCGCCAGACGACATCCGGCCCAAACGCCGGGACGTCGCCGCGCACCACGCGGTTCTTGAGACCTTGTGTGAGCAGGGGCCAACGTTGCCGATGCGGTTCGGCGTGCTGGCCGCCAACGACGCCGAGGTCGCCAGTGTCGTCGCCGCCGACCGCGACCGGTTCGACGACCTGCTCGCCGGTATCGCGGGCAAAGTCGAGCTGAACGTCAAGGCGACTCACGACGAGGACGCCGTGCTGCGCATGGTGCTGCACGAAGACGCGACGCTGCTGGAGATGAACAACGAACTGCGAGATCGCTCCGGTGGGGACCATGACAGCCAGGTCCGGTTCGGAGAACTGGTTGCCGCCGCCGTCGCGGAAAGGGAACGGCGTGACGTCGATGGCATCGTCACCGCGCTGGAGCCCTTCGCGGTCGAGTACAGCGAAGGGCCGGTGCTCGCGGGAACTTTCATGAACTACTCGTTCCTTGTGGAGCGCTCGCACGTCGAGGAGTTCCGCGCGGCCGTCGAAGACATCGACAGGGTGGCCGAGGGCTATCTCGACCTCAGAACGCGAGGACCGCTGCCGCCGTACAGCTTCGCGGGAATCCACGCCGCCGCGGAATGA
- a CDS encoding BlaI/MecI/CopY family transcriptional regulator produces MHGLGELEAAVMDVLWEAGEPLKVRDVVARLRTGKQLAYTTVMTVLDNLHRKEWAERELRGRAYHYQPAFSREEAAARALREVLDSSGDPEAVLLHFVASGSPEETDLLRSALKSKRARRR; encoded by the coding sequence ATGCACGGGCTTGGTGAGCTGGAGGCCGCCGTCATGGACGTGCTCTGGGAAGCGGGCGAGCCGCTCAAGGTCCGCGACGTCGTGGCACGGCTCAGGACGGGAAAGCAGCTTGCCTACACGACGGTCATGACCGTGCTGGACAACCTGCACCGCAAGGAATGGGCCGAGCGCGAACTCAGGGGAAGGGCCTACCACTACCAGCCCGCGTTCAGCAGGGAGGAAGCCGCGGCGCGAGCATTGCGCGAGGTGCTCGATTCCTCCGGCGATCCGGAAGCCGTGCTGCTGCATTTCGTCGCCTCGGGCTCCCCTGAGGAAACCGACCTGCTCCGCAGCGCGCTCAAGAGCAAGCGGGCGCGGCGCCGATGA
- a CDS encoding SRPBCC family protein: MTRTSHDTRIHADEKVPTIEIVREFDAAPERVFRAHVDKDLYQRWIGPRSLTTRVLKWEARTGGEWAFANDRDGEEIAAFYGSFHEVRDSERIVWTFTYEGEPDSVALETLTFERLDGGRTRLRVLSVVKDFETRDGMLASGMETGVDEGYDKLDELLAKEA; this comes from the coding sequence ATGACGAGGACAAGTCACGACACCCGGATTCACGCCGACGAGAAGGTTCCCACGATCGAGATCGTCAGGGAATTCGACGCGGCTCCCGAGCGCGTGTTCCGCGCGCACGTCGACAAGGACCTCTACCAGCGGTGGATCGGCCCGCGTTCGCTGACGACGAGGGTGCTCAAGTGGGAGGCCCGCACCGGCGGTGAGTGGGCATTCGCGAACGACCGCGACGGCGAGGAGATCGCCGCGTTCTACGGCAGTTTCCACGAGGTCAGGGACTCCGAGCGGATCGTGTGGACCTTCACCTACGAAGGCGAACCCGACTCGGTCGCGCTGGAGACACTGACCTTCGAGCGGCTCGACGGCGGGCGCACGAGGCTGAGGGTGCTCAGCGTGGTCAAGGACTTCGAGACTCGCGACGGCATGCTGGCAAGCGGCATGGAGACCGGAGTCGACGAAGGCTACGACAAGCTCGACGAACTGCTCGCGAAGGAAGCCTGA
- a CDS encoding GyrI-like domain-containing protein, producing the protein MTDKIDFKKTLDGYQARQGRFRVVEVPPTRYLMIDGHGDPNTAPAFAEAIETLYPVAYALKFASKRELGRDYVVMPLEGLWWGEDMAAFTTARDKSRWDWTLMIMVPDWTGEDMFAAAVEKAGAKNRPARLGDVRMESLAEGSCVQTLHVGSFDDEADVLAALHEKFIPDNGLRMSGKHHEIYLSDFRKVAPAKLRTILRQPVAAAEG; encoded by the coding sequence ATGACTGACAAGATCGATTTCAAGAAGACCCTCGACGGTTACCAGGCGCGGCAAGGCCGGTTCCGGGTCGTCGAGGTGCCGCCGACGCGGTATCTCATGATCGACGGTCACGGTGATCCGAACACGGCACCGGCCTTCGCCGAGGCGATCGAGACGCTCTACCCCGTCGCCTACGCCCTGAAGTTCGCGAGTAAGCGGGAACTCGGCCGCGACTACGTCGTCATGCCGCTGGAAGGTCTGTGGTGGGGAGAGGACATGGCTGCCTTCACGACGGCGCGCGACAAGTCGCGATGGGACTGGACGTTGATGATCATGGTGCCCGACTGGACCGGTGAGGACATGTTCGCCGCCGCCGTCGAGAAGGCGGGCGCGAAGAACCGCCCAGCTCGGCTCGGTGACGTGCGTATGGAATCGCTGGCCGAGGGAAGCTGCGTGCAGACGTTGCACGTCGGCTCCTTCGACGACGAAGCCGACGTGCTCGCCGCGCTGCACGAGAAGTTCATCCCTGACAACGGTTTGCGGATGTCCGGCAAACACCACGAGATCTACCTCAGCGACTTTCGCAAGGTCGCTCCCGCGAAGCTGCGCACCATCCTGCGGCAACCGGTCGCCGCCGCCGAGGGGTGA
- a CDS encoding DsbA family protein produces MSRKLVLTIMGVAAVAVATVLVATLLIVTRPDDAPAESEQRPPPIPAEVLVRQDSHRLSIAEDGKATLVEFLDFECEACGAVYPAMEQVREQYEGRITYVIRYFPVPRGHPNAELAARTAEAAARQGEFEAMYMLLFERQEQWSHRPEPQREMFLGYAREIGLDLARFEADWDSKEVGDRIRRDQRDGVTAGVEGTPTFYLNGRLFQPGSLEELTGALDEALAR; encoded by the coding sequence ATGAGTCGCAAGCTCGTACTGACGATCATGGGCGTCGCTGCCGTGGCCGTCGCGACGGTCCTCGTCGCGACGTTGCTCATCGTGACCCGGCCCGACGACGCTCCCGCCGAGAGTGAGCAACGGCCGCCGCCGATTCCGGCCGAGGTCCTCGTGCGCCAGGACAGTCACCGGCTTTCCATCGCCGAGGACGGCAAGGCGACGCTGGTCGAATTCCTCGACTTCGAATGCGAGGCATGCGGCGCCGTCTATCCGGCGATGGAGCAGGTCCGGGAGCAATACGAGGGGCGCATCACCTACGTCATCCGCTATTTTCCCGTTCCCCGCGGTCATCCCAACGCGGAACTCGCCGCCCGCACGGCCGAGGCCGCCGCGCGGCAGGGCGAGTTCGAAGCCATGTACATGCTGTTGTTCGAACGGCAGGAGCAGTGGAGTCATCGGCCCGAGCCGCAGCGGGAGATGTTTCTCGGCTACGCGAGGGAGATCGGTCTCGACCTTGCCCGCTTCGAGGCCGATTGGGACAGCAAAGAGGTCGGGGACCGGATTCGCCGCGATCAGCGCGACGGTGTCACGGCGGGAGTCGAAGGCACGCCGACCTTCTACCTCAACGGCAGGCTCTTCCAGCCGGGTTCGCTTGAGGAGCTGACCGGAGCGCTCGACGAGGCGCTGGCGCGGTAG